The following proteins are encoded in a genomic region of Rhodothermales bacterium:
- the fliP gene encoding flagellar type III secretion system pore protein FliP (The bacterial flagellar biogenesis protein FliP forms a type III secretion system (T3SS)-type pore required for flagellar assembly.) has product MATDFFRSLGGAGTILLLVFTALLALPRPASAQTAPPANAPTPTFNILPQIQQADGEEDYALPIQLLLLLTVLSVAPAIVIMTTSFTRLIVVFGLLRTALGTQQAPPSQLIAGLALFLTFFIMHPTLSQIHDEALAPYIAGEITQKQALDLTLTPMKAFMLSQTREKDLMLFMDLANVTTFNSADDVQLHILIPAYVISELRIAFQIGFMIFLPFLIVDLVVASVLMGMGMMMLPPIMVSLPLKLLLFVLSDGWYLIVESVIRGYTGT; this is encoded by the coding sequence ATGGCAACTGATTTCTTCCGCTCGCTAGGCGGAGCGGGAACGATCCTGCTCCTCGTCTTCACGGCCCTGCTCGCGCTGCCGCGCCCGGCCTCGGCCCAGACCGCGCCGCCAGCCAACGCGCCCACGCCGACCTTCAACATCCTCCCCCAGATCCAGCAGGCGGACGGCGAGGAGGACTACGCGCTGCCGATCCAGCTCCTGCTGCTGCTCACCGTGCTCTCGGTCGCGCCTGCGATTGTGATCATGACGACCAGCTTCACCCGGCTCATCGTCGTCTTCGGCCTGCTCCGCACCGCGCTCGGCACCCAGCAGGCCCCGCCCTCGCAGCTCATCGCCGGCCTGGCGCTGTTCCTGACCTTCTTCATCATGCACCCGACGCTCTCCCAGATCCACGACGAGGCGCTTGCCCCCTATATCGCCGGCGAGATCACGCAGAAGCAAGCGCTCGACCTCACGCTCACGCCGATGAAGGCGTTCATGCTATCCCAGACGCGCGAGAAGGACCTCATGCTCTTCATGGACCTGGCGAACGTCACCACGTTCAACTCGGCGGACGACGTCCAGCTTCATATCCTGATCCCGGCCTATGTCATCAGCGAACTGCGGATCGCCTTTCAGATCGGCTTCATGATCTTCCTCCCGTTCCTCATCGTCGACCTCGTCGTGGCCAGCGTCCTGATGGGCATGGGCATGATGATGCTCCCCCCGATCATGGTGTCGCTCCCGCTCAAGCTCCTCCTCTTCGTGCTGTCGGATGGCTGGTACCTGATCGTCGAGTCCGTCATCCGGGGCTATACGGGGACATGA
- the fliR gene encoding flagellar biosynthetic protein FliR, giving the protein MSILDPEYLLYTFLVFVRIAGLVMAAPFYEQKFIPVQVKILFAVLFAYALAGIVPMPEGLTPTVPVALAYYVIIEGLTGVVLGMSARFIFFAIRFAGDFIGLQMAFSISQVISPADGQASNPISNFLIMTTFLLFLILDGHHQMFRALNSSFYVVPLAGADLHLAGDMLLTWTGRLFMTALRLASPFMITIFLVDMTLGIFARVAPQAEIFSLSLSLKLLVGISITFFYIQHFIPVVPEMFMQMLDDMMSMIEAIAPR; this is encoded by the coding sequence TTGTCTATCCTCGATCCGGAATATTTGCTTTACACCTTTCTGGTGTTCGTGCGCATCGCAGGGCTGGTGATGGCGGCGCCGTTTTATGAGCAGAAATTTATCCCGGTGCAGGTCAAGATCCTGTTTGCGGTGCTGTTCGCCTATGCGCTGGCCGGCATCGTACCCATGCCCGAAGGCCTGACGCCGACGGTGCCGGTCGCGCTCGCCTATTATGTGATCATCGAGGGGCTGACCGGCGTGGTGCTGGGGATGTCCGCCCGGTTCATCTTTTTCGCCATCCGGTTCGCCGGCGATTTCATCGGGCTGCAGATGGCGTTCAGCATTTCGCAGGTCATCAGCCCGGCCGACGGCCAGGCGTCGAACCCGATCAGCAACTTCCTGATCATGACGACCTTCCTCCTCTTCCTGATCCTCGACGGGCACCACCAGATGTTCAGGGCGCTGAACAGCTCGTTCTACGTGGTGCCGTTGGCCGGCGCGGACCTGCACCTGGCCGGCGACATGCTGCTGACGTGGACGGGCCGCCTCTTCATGACGGCGCTCCGGCTCGCTTCTCCCTTCATGATTACCATTTTCCTGGTCGACATGACGCTCGGCATCTTCGCGCGCGTCGCGCCGCAGGCCGAGATCTTTTCGCTGAGCCTCTCCCTGAAACTCCTGGTGGGCATCTCGATCACGTTTTTTTACATCCAGCACTTCATCCCGGTCGTCCCCGAGATGTTCATGCAGATGCTGGACGACATGATGTCCATGATCGAGGCGATCGCTCCCCGATAG
- the fliQ gene encoding flagellar biosynthesis protein FliQ has translation MNTDVALFWVQEAIRTAILIIAPLLGTALVVGLLVSLFQAMTSIQEMTLSFIPKILAIALVMLLLAPWMLEMLTDFTTHVMQFIPQVSR, from the coding sequence ATGAACACCGACGTCGCGCTATTCTGGGTGCAGGAAGCTATCCGCACCGCCATCCTGATCATCGCCCCCCTGCTGGGGACGGCGCTCGTCGTGGGTCTGCTCGTGAGCCTTTTTCAGGCGATGACCTCGATTCAGGAAATGACCCTTTCGTTCATCCCGAAAATCCTGGCCATCGCGCTGGTCATGCTGCTGCTGGCACCGTGGATGCTCGAGATGCTGACCGACTTCACGACGCACGTCATGCAGTTCATTCCGCAGGTCAGCCGGTAG
- the flhB gene encoding flagellar biosynthesis protein FlhB, giving the protein MAEKDERTEDPTSKRKATARSEGQVFKSQEVLSVGMLLIGMNVLAMGTGWGFERMKVIMGDLLLASSRTNLNNASVQSLLHDLIIEVTGVVMPFLLILMISGVVLNLVQSGWNFTGKPLAPKFKKINPINGAKRIFSASGLFNFLKSFLKIAIVGPIAYFHIAGLMPQIVLLHAQPLPLILSTATGWFMSLSFKMIAMLGFLSALDFVYERHKFKENLKMSKQEVKDERKQSEGDPKVKKQRFKLAMKLLRRPRLDHAVSKADVVITNPTHYAVALRYDPGVAPAPQVLVKGIRKRALRIRELAIENGIPVIEEPPLARALYRSVPEEQIIPEELYPAVATILASIYRKRKKTIPRVG; this is encoded by the coding sequence ATGGCAGAAAAAGACGAACGCACAGAAGACCCTACATCAAAACGAAAGGCCACCGCGCGCAGCGAAGGTCAGGTGTTCAAGTCGCAGGAGGTCCTCTCCGTCGGCATGCTCCTGATCGGCATGAACGTGTTGGCCATGGGAACGGGATGGGGGTTCGAACGGATGAAAGTGATTATGGGGGATCTGCTGCTCGCATCGAGCCGGACGAACCTCAACAACGCCTCGGTCCAGTCGCTCCTGCACGACCTTATCATCGAGGTCACCGGGGTCGTGATGCCCTTTCTGCTGATTCTGATGATCTCGGGCGTGGTGCTGAACCTGGTGCAGTCCGGCTGGAACTTCACCGGCAAGCCGCTGGCCCCGAAATTCAAGAAGATCAACCCGATCAACGGCGCGAAGCGCATCTTCTCCGCCTCCGGCCTCTTCAACTTTCTGAAGTCGTTCCTGAAGATCGCCATCGTCGGTCCGATCGCCTATTTCCACATCGCCGGCCTCATGCCGCAGATCGTCCTGCTGCATGCCCAGCCCCTGCCGCTCATCCTCTCGACGGCTACCGGGTGGTTCATGAGCCTGTCTTTCAAGATGATCGCGATGCTCGGTTTCCTGAGCGCGCTGGATTTCGTCTACGAACGGCACAAGTTCAAGGAGAACCTGAAGATGTCCAAGCAGGAAGTGAAGGACGAGCGGAAGCAGTCGGAAGGCGACCCCAAGGTCAAGAAACAGCGGTTCAAGCTGGCGATGAAGCTGCTGCGCCGGCCGCGGCTGGATCACGCGGTGAGCAAGGCCGACGTCGTGATCACCAACCCGACGCACTACGCCGTCGCCCTCCGGTACGACCCCGGCGTCGCGCCGGCGCCGCAGGTGCTCGTGAAAGGCATCCGTAAACGCGCGCTCCGCATTCGTGAACTGGCGATTGAGAATGGCATCCCCGTCATCGAGGAGCCGCCCTTGGCCCGCGCTTTGTATCGCAGCGTTCCCGAAGAGCAAATCATCCCGGAGGAACTCTATCCTGCCGTGGCAACGATCCTCGCTTCGATCTACCGAAAGCGAAAGAAGACCATCCCCCGAGTGGGATGA